Genomic DNA from Telopea speciosissima isolate NSW1024214 ecotype Mountain lineage chromosome 2, Tspe_v1, whole genome shotgun sequence:
TTCCGTTATATCATTCCAGTTAAGTGGTACGGTGTTAGTAATTCATgacttaaaatgactaatatatCCCTATTAAAGGTGTGAGCTTACCACCCCCTTCCCTGCCTTGTTACTCAAATCATATTAGGTTTTGGTCCAACTGAACGCCATCCCTTGCCCGCTGCACGAAATGAGAAGTGCGACGATTGTACGGGCGATATCTACTGAGACCATCACCGAGAACTACAACGTGAGACCATCACCGAGATCTACGATGACCTGCAACTCTCTTCCccgttctctctctccctcattgAATCGTTGATTCCTGTTGCCGATTTGCTTTATCACTGGTTTTGTCTCCGATTTATGTTAACAACATGGATTTGGGCTGGGATCTAGTTTGTCTCTCATTTCTGTTAATctatttttggggttttatgtGGTGGTGCGATTTTCCTCTTCATTTCACTATGGGTTTCTTGGGATTTGGGGTTCTGTTAACGTTATAGCTTCTTGCTGGCAGTTGATGGTATAAACAAAATCTTGACTCGAGAGCTATTGAACCTTTTTAAGTTAAAAGGAATGCACGGATCCTTTAGAATATAAGTTCAGTACCTTTCTTTCTAGGCACTTTCTCAAGATCACAGACCTTCTGAGATTTTTCAAAGCTTCCTAAGGAAATTTGTATCTAAAAAGTTTTCCCTTGTTTTGAACTCTGTGCCTGCTATTTCACAAATCCATAAGTTTAGAAATCATGGTTAGGTAACATAGGAGGCTAAGGGTAGTTAGGGCTTGGGTTTGCTTAAATGCATCCAAAAGGTCTCAACTGATTTCCATATCTCCTTGTGTACCATCTCTGATCGCTTGATTCCTTCCCCTCTTAGTCCTCTGTCAGTTTGAAACTGGTATTTTCCTTCCAGGTGTATTCTTCCctgttctctttctcttatccttcatatttcttcttgtttcttcttgtttCAAAGCTAATGGATCCCCTATTTTTTTGCTAGTTTTCAGCTACATTAATCCTTTCATATCTAACAGAATAGTATTCTGTTTGCTTCCATTTTTGGTAGATAAGGGTTTCTGTTGACCTCTCCTCTTATATGTCCTGGCTTTAGTTGTGTGTTTATTCAGctgtttattttttgggaaatttacacataccacccctgaggtttgacgaaaggatattttcaccctccagttttggaaaattctgcgtacccccttgaggtttggaaacggtaacaaataagtccattccgtcagttcatgactaatactgttaaaaattagacttgaactaataaaattgcccttacaaggaaaaaaaaaaaaaaaaaaaaaaaaaatatccctttctctcctcctttctctccaGCAATCACGTGAAACAAGTTATCAATAGAGGTTTGGATAACTATCACCGTAAGTACATCATGACTGACTCGATTGATCCTCTCTACCATGTCTGTTTCGGTGGCATGATCTTCTCCTACCTGGTCGGTCTTCCTGAAGAGCGTCGTCATCTCGAACACCAGTAGCACGCCAAAGAATATGGCGGCCATTAATCCCTTTCTGATCGATGATCGATCTAGGTATGCGATTGTTGTCCATTGTGAcgttctatttcttatttgatgttTATCAGAAATTGAAGTTTGATTTCAGAATACAAAGAAATTCCTCCATGTTCTATTTCGTAATGCACAAGCATTCTCTGTTCTTTGATAAGTTGATTGAACATATATCTGCTACATTATATCTTCCCGCAGAAGACAAAGGGAAGCCATGGTTCCAGGGTTTGAGCAAGGTTGAGAAAGCTTCTGTGAAGAAGGAATCGAAAGAAAACATTAAGAAAGCTCGAAGAGAGAGATTGGACCCGAAAAAATCTTCCACGACACTAGACCTTCTAAAGAAAAGtttggaaaatgaaaaaattggcGACAAATTGGACAAAGAGAACGAAAAGGAGGAGATTGAACATGAAGGACATTCGAAAGGGGAAGATCGATCAGTCACATACGAAGAACTTAGACAATGTCTGCACCGGCGAATCGAAGAGCTTCGATCTACTCGAGGAATTGATTCTTCAAATAAAgctaagaggaagaagagagaagaaacagaGTAAAAGGAAAAGGAGCGAAGAACCCAAGAAAGGGACCGAAGGTTAATGAGTCCTCTTCCAAGATTGAGAAAGACATTTCTAAAGCCTCTGAGGCACTAGCGTTTAGTCATGTGAAGCTCGGAAACGAAGGCGAGCGTGgtaggaagaagaggaagatttCGAAGTTGCAGGCTCTTGAAGAGGCAAAGAAGCTGGAGGGGGTGAAGAAGGATCCGGAGAAAGGTGAGATAATCTCGAAGAAGCATTCATGGAAAGCGGCGACAGGTAGAGCTGCGGGTATTAAGGTTCATGATGATGTTAAGCTCATAAGCAAGAGCATTAAGAAGTAGAAAAAGCATCAGAAAAATGTTGAGAAGTGGAAGGATAGAACCGAGacaacacaaacaaataaggtaGAGAGACAGAAGATTAGGTTGTTTGTCTCCGCTACCCATCTCCCTTCTCCCTTAACAACCAAgaatttaattgaaaaaaaaaacaaaaaacaaagaaaaaaaaaaccctacctGCTTTttggaagagggaaaggaaggatatcagtcaaataagaaatagatcAGGTGAAGGTTGCCATGGATAATAGTTCCTGCGCAGGTTCAAGTTGCCTGAGAATGCCAAGATTGATCAGGTGAAGGCTGCCATGGATAATAGTTCCTGCGAGTTGCCTGAGAATGCCAAGATTGATCAGGTGAAGGCTGCCATGGATAATAGTTCCTGCGCAGGTTCAAGTTGCCTGAGAATGCCAAGATTGATCAGGTGAAGGCTGCCATGGATAATGGAGTGCTCATTGTTACTGTGCTCaaggaagaagtgaagaagccAGAGGTGAAGGCCATTGATATCTCTGGCTAAGAGGTCTCgtaattggggaagatgagttgcaggtgtttttttttttttttttttcttgtaagggcaattccgtcagttcaagtctaatttttaacagtgtttatcatgaactgacggaatgggcttatttgttaccgtttgcaaacctcaggggggtatgtagaattttccaaaagtgggggtgaaaatatcctttcgtcaaacgtcaggggtggtatgtgtaaatttccctttttttttacagAAAAAAGACCTGCTCTGTTTTCTGAAATTTCTACATCTCACCCATCGATCTGTCCATGTTGCTTTGGAAATCTATTTTCTGGTTTGGGAATCACTTTCTAGGCTTGGGCGATCCTATTGGGAAGGCCCTATTCTGATCTCTTTGATTTTCAGGAAGTTACAGCTTACCTTACGAAACTGGTTTGCAGTCCTCACTGTTCAGTTGTGAGGTTGAAGGAGAACTATTCCTTATTACAAACGGGGCATATTATTTCttacatgtattttttttttttggtaaagatcaATCTATTCATAAAAACGTATTGGGCACACGGGAGGCGAATTACATAAATTCACTAGCCACGGAGTGGAATTTGGCCAAACTGTCGTACACGGAATGGACAGTGTCTTCCTGGCTAGAGAGTCAGCCATATAGTTAGCTTCTCTAGAAATGtgggaaaagaaacaagatttaAAGAAATAAGATAAGTGCACAATGTCCGCTATTATCGGTGCTAGGGACATTGAGAGGGCTCTATCTGGATCTTTGATAAGAGACACCACAGATTCGCAATCCGTCTCCACCATCAGGTCCTCAATACAATGGGCAATGGCTTCAAGTAGGCCATTACGGATTGCTAAAGCTTCCCTCACGGTAGCAACATCGAAGATCATGCTTTCCAATTTAGTAATAATCAGCCGACCAAGGTGATCACCCCAACTCCACCCTTGTGGTGGTCCAACAATAGCGAAGCATCACAATTAAGCTTCAtatatggaggaggaggaggaagccaGACCGAGATGGGTGGCTCAACTGGAAGGGAACTGTGGTGTAAGCTCTTCCCCTGCAAGTAAGGGTGTTGAATAGTCCGGTTTttgttaaacggttcggtttgattcgattttgaCTGCTTGATGGTAGAAatcgtttaactaaacggtaTGATAATCAAAACTTGGACCGtttggtaaacggtttcggttaaatgggTTTTTAACGGTTTTACACAGTTTTGGTTAGACGGTTACTAGATGGTTTCATAAACCATTTACTAAAAAGTCTAATTTACACTAGTTACCTGCTTCATTGTTTAATAGAAAATGGGGGCCTTTGGCAGTGTACATAACCATTAAGGAAGACAcatataaaaattaagaataaaaTAGGAACAACAGAAGCCATGGTTAGAGCTTCAAAATGGAGAGACCTAGAAGCACATAACAGTACAAATCAATAGCTCCCCTGAAACTAAGGTTTTTAAGCGGTTAGACGGCTTGGTTATAATCtgttttaattggattacacagtttgaaaccgttggattaattggtctaaaccgaaccaaaccgattaaataaacggtgtaatttctaaaaccataaccggaccatttaactaaatggCCTACCTGTTTtggtttaaatggttcggttcggtttcgataaacggtttcggtttggatttgacacccttacctgcAAGTGCACTTCGACAAATTGATAAAAGGCAGATTGCGTTGCCTCTCTTCTCGGGTCCATAACCTCCTAAAAGCACAGAACAATTTCCTACAAGTATAATGGTCgtaaggaagaaagaatggaGGGTTACATCTTACATAAATAACTTGTCTTGCAATAGGTTTTGGTTTATAatcttagaagagggcaaagttggaatTTCTCATTAAGGATTAGCAGGATATTAGAAGAGGGTaaagttggtatttaaaatgtattatttaacaccatCCACTCAGGAGGTGTGGTtctataatttagaaacacaaagGGTCGTTCTGTATTttatacaaacctcaggggggtgacagtgtaatttttcctaatAATAATATTCAAACATTATCAACAgaatcaatctttttttttttttttttcttgataaaatTATCAACAGAAACAATCACCAAGCAAGCACTCAAGCAGCCATGGCTGTTCCTCTTTCCCTCCCGTACCATAGACCATCCATGGCTTCTGAAAAATCTGGATTAAGGAATACCAGCACCAATAAACTAAACGGCACTACAAACGGCAACCCAGTTCTAACACACCCATGTCTTGTTCTGCTGGATAAATGCTCCAACATGTCGGAACTCAAGCAAATCCACGCCCAAATGATCAGGATAGGCCTCATCTCTGATGTCTTTTCTGCCAGTAGAATCGTTGCCTTTTGTGCTCTAGAGGATTCGGGAAGCCTCAATTACGCTCGTCTAGTCTTCACCCAAATCCCCAATCCCACCAACTTCATCTGCAACTCCATAATTAGAGGTTATACCAACAAGAACTTTCGCCGAGAAGCCATACTCTTCTATCGGGAAATGATCCAAGAAGGTCTCTTCCCAGATAGATTCACATTTCCGTCATTGTTTAAATCTTGTGAGAATTTGAACGAGGGGAAGCAGTTGCATTGCCATTCTGCCAAGTTTGGTTTTGCATTGGATTCTTACATTCAAAACACGTTGATGAACATGTACTCAAACTGCGGGAGTTTAGTGTCTGCCCGACAAGTCTTTGATGAAATGGTTGAGAAAACTGTGGTTTCTTGGGCCACCATGATTGGATCTTATGCACAGAGTGATCGCCCACTTGAAGCCCTGGAGCTTTTCCGCCGGATGGATTTCAATAAGGTAAAGCCTAATGAGATTACTTTGGTGAATGTTTTAACGGCTTGTGCAAGGACTAGACATTTGGAAACGGGAAAATGGGTTCACAAGTACATGGATGAGACCGGAATGGGGTCTCATGTGGTTCTAACCACGGCTCTCATGGATGTTTATTGCAAGTGTGGTTGCTTCTCTCTGGCCAGAGAGTTGTTTGACAAAATGCTCGAAAGGAACTTGTATTGTTGGAATGTAATGATAAATGGACATGTCGAGGATAGTGATTATGAAGAGGCTTTGCTACTGTTCCGTGAAATGCAACTTGAGGGTGTAAAACCAGACAAAGTGACGATGGTGAGCTTATTGCTGGCTTGTACCCATTTAGGTGCTCTAGAGCTTGGGAAATGGCTGCATCTCTATATTGAGAAGGAAAATATCGAGATTGACTTGGTTCTAGGAACAGCACTCGTGGATATGTATGCAAAGTGTGGAAGCATGGAGACTGCATCAATAGTTTTTCAACCAATGCCTCAGAGAGATGTTATGACTTGGACAGCCCTGATTGTTGGTTTTGCTATGTCTGGGCAAGGGGAGAAGGCTTTGAATATTTTCTATGAGATGCAGAGGAGTGGGGTGAAACCCGATTCAATTACCTTTGTTGGTGTTTTGGCTGCTTGTAGTCACGCTGGCCTTGTAGATGAAGGGTACTCACATTTTGATTCTATGTCTAGCCTGTATGGTATTCAGCCTAGTGTGGAACACTATGGGTGCATGGTTGATATATTAGGTCGAGCAGGCCACATTGCTGAAGCAGAAGCATTAATACGAAACATGCCAATGCCACCAGATAATTTTGTGCTGGGAGGCCTTCTTGGTGCTTGCCGGATTCATGGTAATCTTAAAGTTGCAGAGAGTGCAGCTCAACAACTTTTAGAACTTGACCCAGACAATGGTGGAACCTATGTGCTCCTCTCTAATATATACAGCTCGTTAGGGAAGTGGGATGAAGCTAAGAAAACAAGGGAACTCATGGTAGAGAGAAACATTAAAAAGCCTCCTGGTTGCAGTCTGATAGAGGTGGATGGAACTGTTCATGAATTTACCAAGGGAGACAAGTCTCACACTCGGTCTTCAGAAATAAATGACATGTTGGAGGATATGTTGTGCCGCTTGAAGATAGCTGGTTACCTTCCCAACAAATCTGAAGTTCTATTTGACATGGGTGAAGAGGAAAAGGAGGATGCCCTTAGTCGCCACAGTGAGAAGTTAGCAATTGCCTTTGGGCTCATAAGTACAACCCATGGTACACCAATTCGAATTGTGAAGAACCTTCGGGTGTGCAGTGACTGCCACTCTGCAACTAAGTTCATCTCCAGAGTATACAACAGAGAGATAATTGTGAGGGACAGGAATCGGTTCCATCGTTTTAAGGATGGATCATGTTC
This window encodes:
- the LOC122652743 gene encoding pentatricopeptide repeat-containing protein At1g08070, chloroplastic-like — encoded protein: MAVPLSLPYHRPSMASEKSGLRNTSTNKLNGTTNGNPVLTHPCLVLLDKCSNMSELKQIHAQMIRIGLISDVFSASRIVAFCALEDSGSLNYARLVFTQIPNPTNFICNSIIRGYTNKNFRREAILFYREMIQEGLFPDRFTFPSLFKSCENLNEGKQLHCHSAKFGFALDSYIQNTLMNMYSNCGSLVSARQVFDEMVEKTVVSWATMIGSYAQSDRPLEALELFRRMDFNKVKPNEITLVNVLTACARTRHLETGKWVHKYMDETGMGSHVVLTTALMDVYCKCGCFSLARELFDKMLERNLYCWNVMINGHVEDSDYEEALLLFREMQLEGVKPDKVTMVSLLLACTHLGALELGKWLHLYIEKENIEIDLVLGTALVDMYAKCGSMETASIVFQPMPQRDVMTWTALIVGFAMSGQGEKALNIFYEMQRSGVKPDSITFVGVLAACSHAGLVDEGYSHFDSMSSLYGIQPSVEHYGCMVDILGRAGHIAEAEALIRNMPMPPDNFVLGGLLGACRIHGNLKVAESAAQQLLELDPDNGGTYVLLSNIYSSLGKWDEAKKTRELMVERNIKKPPGCSLIEVDGTVHEFTKGDKSHTRSSEINDMLEDMLCRLKIAGYLPNKSEVLFDMGEEEKEDALSRHSEKLAIAFGLISTTHGTPIRIVKNLRVCSDCHSATKFISRVYNREIIVRDRNRFHRFKDGSCSCKDFW